Proteins found in one Serratia plymuthica genomic segment:
- the araD gene encoding L-ribulose-5-phosphate 4-epimerase, whose protein sequence is MLTLPQLKQQVLEANLDLPRHNLVTFTWGNVSAVDRERGLVVIKPSGVEYEHMAAEDMVVVDLASGRTIEGTKKPSSDTATHLALYREFADIGGIVHTHSRHATIWAQAGLDIPAWGTTHADYFYGAIPCTRLMTEQEIEHDYELETGKVIIDTFRRRGISPNAIPAVLVNAHGPFAWGKDPHNAVHNAVVLEEIAYMGIFSRQLTPGIGSMQQQLLDKHYLRKHGKNAYYGQ, encoded by the coding sequence ATGCTAACTCTGCCGCAGCTTAAACAACAGGTGCTGGAAGCCAACCTCGACCTGCCCCGCCACAATCTGGTGACCTTCACCTGGGGTAATGTCAGCGCGGTAGACCGCGAGCGCGGGTTGGTGGTGATCAAGCCTTCCGGCGTGGAATACGAGCATATGGCGGCCGAGGATATGGTGGTGGTGGATCTCGCCAGCGGCCGTACCATAGAGGGAACCAAGAAGCCGTCGTCAGATACCGCCACCCACCTGGCGCTGTACCGTGAATTCGCCGATATCGGCGGTATCGTACACACCCATTCGCGCCACGCCACCATCTGGGCGCAGGCCGGGCTGGACATTCCCGCCTGGGGCACCACCCACGCCGATTACTTCTACGGCGCCATCCCCTGCACCCGGCTGATGACCGAGCAGGAGATTGAACATGACTATGAGCTGGAGACCGGCAAGGTGATTATCGACACCTTCCGCCGGCGCGGCATCAGCCCCAACGCCATTCCGGCGGTGCTGGTGAATGCGCATGGCCCGTTCGCCTGGGGCAAGGATCCGCACAACGCGGTGCACAATGCGGTGGTGCTGGAAGAAATTGCCTATATGGGGATTTTTTCACGCCAGCTGACGCCGGGTATCGGCAGCATGCAGCAACAGTTGCTGGATAAACACTATCTGCGCAAGCACGGCAAGAACGCCTATTATGGGCAATAA
- the epd gene encoding erythrose-4-phosphate dehydrogenase produces the protein MTIRIAINGFGRIGRSVLRALYESGRRAEISVVAINELANAEGMAHLLKYDSSHGRFAWDVRQECDMLTVGDDTIRLLHQPAVERLPWGELGVDVVLDCSGVFGSRADGEAHLAAGAKKVLFAHPGGNDLDATIVFGVNHQTLLAEHRIVSNASCTTNCIIPVIKLLDDAFSIESGTVTTIHSSMNDQPVIDAYHQDLRRTRAASQSIIPVDTKLAAGITRIFPQFCDRFEAISVRVPTINVTAIDLSVSVSSAVKVTEVNQLLQKAAQGSFRGIVDYTELPLVSIDFNHDPHSAIVDGTQTRVSGQHLIKTLVWCDNEWGFANRMLDTTRAMAASGF, from the coding sequence ATGACCATCCGCATAGCGATAAACGGTTTTGGCCGCATCGGCCGCAGCGTTTTACGCGCACTGTATGAATCGGGACGTAGAGCGGAAATTTCCGTGGTGGCGATCAACGAACTGGCGAACGCCGAAGGGATGGCCCACCTGCTGAAATACGACTCCAGCCATGGCCGCTTTGCTTGGGATGTCCGCCAGGAATGCGACATGCTGACCGTCGGGGATGACACTATCCGTTTGCTGCATCAGCCGGCGGTGGAACGGCTTCCCTGGGGTGAACTGGGCGTCGACGTCGTGCTGGATTGCAGCGGCGTGTTCGGCAGCCGGGCGGATGGCGAGGCCCATCTGGCGGCGGGGGCGAAGAAGGTGCTGTTCGCCCATCCGGGCGGCAACGATCTGGACGCCACCATCGTGTTTGGCGTCAATCATCAGACGCTGCTGGCGGAACACCGTATCGTGTCCAATGCGTCATGCACCACCAACTGCATTATTCCGGTGATCAAGTTGCTGGACGATGCCTTCAGCATCGAATCCGGCACCGTGACCACCATTCACTCGTCGATGAACGATCAGCCGGTGATAGATGCCTATCACCAGGATTTGCGGCGCACCCGTGCGGCGAGCCAGTCGATTATTCCGGTCGACACCAAGCTGGCTGCCGGCATTACCCGCATTTTTCCGCAGTTTTGCGATCGTTTCGAAGCGATTTCCGTGCGCGTGCCGACCATCAACGTGACGGCTATCGATCTCAGCGTCAGCGTCAGTTCGGCGGTGAAAGTGACAGAGGTCAACCAGTTGTTGCAAAAGGCCGCACAGGGATCTTTTCGTGGTATAGTCGATTATACGGAACTACCATTAGTCTCGATTGATTTTAACCATGACCCGCATAGCGCTATCGTCGACGGTACGCAGACCCGGGTCAGCGGGCAGCACCTGATCAAGACCTTGGTCTGGTGCGATAACGAATGGGGCTTTGCCAATCGGATGTTGGATACAACACGGGCAATGGCCGCAAGCGGTTTCTAG
- the ulaD gene encoding 3-keto-L-gulonate-6-phosphate decarboxylase UlaD: MSNKPRLQLALDHTRLDAALQTAERLQSHVDIIEAGTILCISAGIRAVSALRERCPQHTLVADLKVADAGGTLAQQAFGQGADWMTVICAAPLATMAGALEVAQQHQGDIQIELFGRWTLDDARQWRELGIRQAIYHRGRDAQASGQTWGRQDLDLMKALSDLGIELSVTGGITPADLPLFKDIAVTAFIVGRALAEAADPPAAAGQFRSAIDDIWRG; this comes from the coding sequence ATGAGCAATAAACCGCGCCTGCAACTGGCGCTCGACCATACCCGGCTGGACGCAGCCCTGCAAACGGCAGAACGCCTGCAATCGCACGTCGACATCATCGAGGCCGGCACCATTTTATGCATCAGCGCCGGTATCCGGGCGGTGAGCGCACTGCGTGAACGCTGCCCGCAGCATACGTTGGTGGCTGACCTGAAAGTGGCCGATGCCGGTGGCACCCTGGCGCAGCAGGCCTTCGGCCAAGGTGCCGACTGGATGACGGTGATCTGCGCCGCACCGCTGGCCACCATGGCCGGCGCGCTGGAGGTGGCGCAGCAGCATCAGGGGGACATTCAGATAGAACTGTTCGGCCGCTGGACGCTGGACGACGCCAGACAGTGGCGCGAGCTCGGCATCCGCCAGGCGATCTACCACCGTGGCCGCGACGCTCAGGCCAGCGGGCAAACCTGGGGGCGGCAAGATCTGGATCTGATGAAAGCGCTGTCGGATCTGGGCATCGAGCTGTCGGTCACCGGCGGCATCACCCCGGCCGATTTACCGCTGTTCAAAGACATCGCCGTGACCGCCTTTATCGTCGGTCGGGCGCTGGCGGAGGCTGCCGATCCGCCGGCCGCCGCCGGTCAGTTCCGTTCCGCCATTGATGACATCTGGAGAGGTTGA
- a CDS encoding L-ribulose-5-phosphate 3-epimerase, whose amino-acid sequence MRQHPLGIYEKALPKHLTWPERLALAKACGFDFVEMSVDESDERLARLNWNKEQRLSLVSAMLETGISIPSMCLSGHRRFPFGSHDDALRQRAFEVMEQAIQLAKDVGIRTIQLAGYDVYYEQQDDSTLARFTEGMQWAVERAAAAQVMLAVEIMDTAFMNSISKWKAWDVCLASPWFTVYPDVGNLSAWGNDVAQELALGIDRIAAIHLKDTYPVTESSPGQFRDVPFGEGCVDFVAVFRTLQQLNYRGAFLIEMWTEKAEEPVAEIVQARRWIEQKMQQGGMTC is encoded by the coding sequence ATGCGCCAGCACCCGTTGGGAATTTATGAAAAAGCGTTGCCGAAACACCTGACCTGGCCCGAGCGGCTGGCGCTGGCCAAAGCCTGCGGTTTCGATTTTGTCGAGATGTCGGTGGATGAAAGCGACGAGCGGCTGGCACGTCTGAACTGGAACAAGGAGCAACGGCTGTCGCTGGTCAGCGCCATGCTGGAAACCGGCATCAGTATCCCGTCAATGTGTCTGTCGGGCCATCGCCGTTTCCCGTTCGGCAGCCATGACGATGCGCTGCGCCAGCGCGCCTTCGAGGTGATGGAACAAGCCATTCAGTTGGCGAAAGACGTCGGTATCCGCACCATTCAGCTCGCCGGATATGACGTCTACTACGAACAGCAGGACGACAGCACTCTGGCGCGCTTTACCGAGGGCATGCAATGGGCGGTCGAACGTGCCGCCGCCGCCCAGGTAATGCTGGCGGTAGAAATCATGGACACCGCCTTTATGAACTCCATCAGCAAATGGAAGGCCTGGGACGTTTGCCTGGCATCGCCGTGGTTCACGGTGTATCCGGACGTCGGCAACCTCAGCGCCTGGGGCAACGATGTGGCGCAGGAGCTGGCGCTGGGCATTGACCGCATTGCCGCCATCCACCTGAAAGACACCTATCCGGTTACCGAAAGTTCGCCGGGGCAGTTCCGCGACGTGCCCTTTGGCGAAGGCTGCGTGGATTTTGTCGCCGTATTCCGCACACTGCAACAGCTTAACTACCGCGGCGCTTTCCTGATCGAAATGTGGACCGAAAAAGCCGAGGAGCCGGTGGCCGAGATCGTTCAGGCGCGCCGCTGGATCGAACAGAAAATGCAACAAGGGGGAATGACATGCTAA
- the fbaA gene encoding class II fructose-bisphosphate aldolase — protein MSKIFDFVKPGVITGDDVQKVFAVAKENNFALPAVNCVGTDSINAVLETAAKVRAPVIVQFSNGGAAFIAGKGVKTDVPQGAAILGAISGAHHVHQLAEHYGVPVILHTDHCAKKLLPWLDGLLDAGEKHFAATGKPLFSSHMIDLSEESLEENIEICSKYLTRMAKLGMTLEIELGCTGGEEDGVDNSHMDASALYTQPEDVAYAYEKLNAISPRFTIAASFGNVHGVYKPGNVKLTPTILRDSQDYVSKKFNLPHNSLNFVFHGGSGSTDAEIKESVGYGVIKMNIDTDTQWATWDGILQYYKANEGYLQGQLGNPKGADQPNKKYYDPRVWLRAAQTSMITRLEQAFKDLNAVDVL, from the coding sequence ATGTCTAAAATTTTTGATTTCGTAAAACCGGGTGTCATCACTGGTGATGACGTTCAGAAAGTATTCGCAGTAGCTAAAGAGAACAACTTTGCGCTGCCAGCAGTGAACTGCGTGGGTACCGACTCCATCAACGCCGTGCTGGAAACAGCCGCGAAGGTACGTGCTCCGGTTATCGTTCAGTTCTCCAACGGCGGTGCCGCGTTTATCGCCGGCAAAGGCGTGAAGACTGACGTTCCGCAGGGCGCAGCGATTCTGGGCGCGATTTCTGGTGCACATCATGTTCACCAGCTGGCCGAGCATTACGGCGTGCCGGTTATTCTGCACACCGACCACTGTGCGAAGAAACTGCTGCCATGGCTGGACGGCCTGTTGGACGCGGGCGAGAAGCACTTCGCCGCTACCGGCAAGCCACTGTTCTCTTCCCATATGATCGACCTGTCTGAAGAGTCTCTGGAAGAAAATATCGAGATTTGCAGCAAGTACCTGACTCGCATGGCGAAGCTGGGTATGACTCTGGAAATCGAACTGGGCTGCACCGGCGGTGAAGAAGATGGCGTGGACAACAGCCATATGGACGCATCCGCACTGTACACCCAACCGGAAGACGTGGCTTACGCGTACGAAAAACTGAACGCCATCAGCCCACGTTTCACCATCGCGGCGTCCTTCGGTAACGTGCACGGCGTTTACAAGCCAGGCAACGTTAAACTGACCCCGACCATCCTGCGTGATTCTCAGGACTACGTGTCCAAGAAATTCAACCTGCCGCACAACAGCCTGAACTTCGTGTTCCATGGCGGTTCCGGTTCTACCGACGCAGAGATTAAAGAGTCCGTAGGTTACGGCGTGATCAAAATGAACATCGATACCGACACCCAATGGGCAACCTGGGACGGTATCCTGCAGTACTACAAAGCGAACGAAGGTTACCTGCAGGGCCAGTTGGGCAACCCGAAAGGCGCCGACCAGCCGAACAAGAAATACTACGATCCACGCGTATGGCTGCGTGCAGCCCAGACTTCGATGATTACTCGTCTGGAACAAGCTTTCAAAGATCTGAACGCAGTAGACGTTCTGTAA
- a CDS encoding ABC transporter ATP-binding protein, producing MIELSVDNLHLTYGDNPVLKGVSMQLKRGEVVSLLGPSGSGKTTLLRAVAGLEKPTQGRIVIGNNAVYDGSARSEIPAEERNLGLVFQSYALWPHKTVFENVAYPLKLRKVASAEIAQRVQGVLDQLGLGALGKRHPHQLSGGQQQRVAIGRALVYNPPVILLDEPLSNLDAKLREEARVFLRELIIKLGLSALMVTHDQNEAMAISDRILLLNNGKIEQQGTPQEMYGSPSTLFTAEFMGSNNRLYGKVTEVSDGKARIEGKDWALWGMAGAGVKAGAEGTAVIRVERVRLGDDPQGNQLELPLLTSMYLGDRWEYLFRTVAEDFVVRAYGSEGREQALCRLSLPAEHLWIFPKE from the coding sequence ATGATTGAACTTTCGGTAGATAATCTGCATTTGACCTACGGCGACAACCCGGTGCTGAAAGGCGTTTCGATGCAGTTGAAACGGGGCGAGGTGGTTTCGCTGCTGGGGCCGTCTGGCAGTGGGAAAACCACGTTGCTGCGTGCGGTGGCCGGGCTGGAGAAACCGACGCAGGGGCGTATCGTCATCGGCAACAATGCGGTGTACGACGGCAGCGCGCGCAGCGAGATCCCGGCCGAAGAGCGCAACCTCGGGCTGGTGTTCCAGTCTTACGCGCTATGGCCGCATAAAACCGTGTTTGAGAACGTTGCCTACCCGTTGAAATTACGCAAGGTCGCCTCGGCGGAAATTGCCCAGCGGGTGCAGGGCGTGCTCGATCAGCTTGGGCTGGGGGCGTTGGGCAAACGCCATCCGCACCAGCTTTCCGGCGGCCAGCAACAGCGCGTGGCGATTGGTCGGGCGCTGGTGTACAACCCGCCGGTGATTCTGCTCGATGAACCCTTGTCCAACCTGGATGCCAAGCTGCGTGAAGAAGCCAGGGTGTTCCTGCGCGAGTTGATTATCAAGCTTGGCCTGTCGGCGCTGATGGTGACCCACGATCAGAATGAGGCGATGGCGATTTCCGACCGTATTTTGCTGCTCAACAACGGGAAAATCGAACAACAGGGCACGCCGCAGGAAATGTACGGTTCACCTTCAACGTTGTTTACCGCCGAGTTTATGGGCAGCAATAATCGCCTGTACGGCAAGGTCACGGAGGTGAGTGACGGCAAAGCGCGTATCGAGGGTAAAGACTGGGCGCTGTGGGGCATGGCGGGCGCGGGGGTAAAAGCCGGCGCAGAGGGGACGGCGGTGATCCGCGTCGAGCGCGTGCGTCTGGGGGACGATCCTCAGGGTAATCAGCTTGAGCTGCCGCTGCTGACCAGCATGTATCTTGGCGACCGTTGGGAATACCTGTTCCGCACGGTGGCCGAGGATTTTGTGGTGCGTGCCTATGGCAGCGAGGGGCGTGAGCAGGCGTTGTGCAGGCTATCGTTGCCGGCAGAGCATCTGTGGATTTTCCCCAAAGAATAA
- a CDS encoding DUF1345 domain-containing protein — protein sequence MYIPSSIKHYWQVRPRLLLSVGAGILCYLLLPAQLSELQRLMVGWNVLAWLYLMFLWRLMLVSTPQHIRQIARSQDESASMVLALVSIGCLVSILSILFELGTTRQVSNSLKTLHLTLTGTTLVVSWLLLPTAFTMHYAHQFYRKGAQQNPLPLMFPGNLAEPTYLDFAYFSFTIAVASQTADVAVGAAEVRKITLLQSVISFVFNMVILGLSINVGAGLLS from the coding sequence ATGTACATTCCGTCGTCGATTAAACACTACTGGCAAGTCCGGCCGAGGCTGCTGCTTTCGGTGGGGGCCGGCATCCTGTGCTACCTGTTGCTGCCTGCCCAGCTATCTGAACTGCAACGCCTGATGGTTGGCTGGAACGTGCTGGCCTGGCTCTACCTGATGTTTCTCTGGCGCTTGATGCTGGTGAGCACGCCGCAACACATCCGCCAGATTGCCCGTTCGCAGGATGAAAGCGCCAGCATGGTGTTGGCGCTGGTCAGCATCGGCTGCCTGGTCAGCATTCTGTCGATTCTGTTTGAGCTGGGCACCACCAGGCAGGTCAGTAACTCGCTGAAAACGCTGCATCTGACGCTGACCGGCACCACGCTGGTAGTGTCCTGGCTGCTGCTGCCGACGGCCTTCACCATGCATTACGCCCATCAGTTTTACCGCAAGGGCGCGCAGCAGAACCCGCTGCCGCTGATGTTCCCCGGCAATCTTGCCGAACCGACCTATCTGGATTTCGCCTACTTCTCGTTCACCATCGCCGTGGCGTCGCAAACCGCCGACGTGGCGGTCGGCGCGGCGGAAGTGCGCAAAATCACCCTGCTGCAATCGGTCATCTCTTTCGTGTTCAATATGGTGATCCTGGGGCTGTCGATTAACGTCGGCGCCGGCCTGTTAAGCTAA
- the mscS gene encoding small-conductance mechanosensitive channel MscS, with protein MKDLNVVDGINGAGNWLVKNQDLLIQYAVNIVAAIVILIIGSIVARVIGNALNRVMKLRGIDATVADFLAAIVRYGVLAFTFIAVLGRIGVQTTSVIAVLGAAGLAVGLALQGSLSNFAAGVLLVIFRPLRVGEYVDLGGVAGTVDQVQIFSTTLRTADNKTIVVPNGKIIAGNIINYSREPNRRVDIVVGVAYNADIDVVKKVLGDVIAADKRIMHAKGVTVRLNEMAPSSLNFVTRSWTTNAEYWNVYFDLMENFKRALDANNIGIPFPQMDVHLYRTEQAAAKAE; from the coding sequence ATGAAAGATTTAAATGTAGTAGACGGCATCAACGGCGCCGGTAACTGGCTGGTGAAGAACCAGGATCTGCTGATCCAGTACGCGGTGAACATCGTTGCCGCTATCGTTATCCTGATCATCGGTTCGATAGTTGCCCGCGTGATAGGCAACGCATTAAACCGCGTGATGAAGCTGCGCGGCATTGACGCCACGGTAGCGGATTTCCTGGCGGCGATCGTGCGTTACGGCGTGCTGGCGTTTACCTTCATTGCGGTGCTGGGGCGCATTGGCGTGCAGACCACTTCGGTGATCGCCGTACTGGGTGCCGCCGGTTTGGCCGTTGGTTTGGCGCTGCAAGGCTCGCTGTCCAACTTTGCCGCCGGCGTGCTGCTGGTGATCTTCCGTCCGCTGCGCGTGGGCGAGTACGTCGATCTGGGCGGCGTGGCAGGGACTGTCGATCAGGTGCAAATTTTCTCTACCACTCTGCGCACCGCAGACAACAAAACCATCGTGGTGCCGAACGGTAAAATCATTGCCGGCAACATCATTAACTACTCCCGCGAGCCGAATCGCCGCGTGGATATCGTGGTGGGCGTGGCTTATAACGCCGACATCGACGTGGTGAAAAAGGTGCTGGGCGACGTGATCGCGGCAGATAAGCGCATCATGCACGCCAAGGGTGTGACCGTACGCCTGAACGAAATGGCGCCGTCTTCGCTGAACTTCGTGACCCGCTCCTGGACCACCAACGCGGAGTACTGGAACGTGTACTTCGATCTGATGGAAAACTTCAAGCGCGCGCTGGATGCCAACAACATCGGTATTCCATTCCCGCAGATGGACGTTCATCTCTATCGCACCGAGCAAGCCGCCGCCAAAGCGGAATAA
- the pgk gene encoding phosphoglycerate kinase, producing MSVINMSDLDLAGKRVLIRSDLNVPVKDGKVTSDARIRASLPTIEAALKQGARVMVTSHLGRPVEGEYNEEFSLLPVVNYLKEHLKSPVRLAKDYLEGVDVAEGELVVLENVRFNKGEKKDDETLSKKYAALCDVYVMDAFGTAHRAQASTHGVGKFAPVACAGPLLSAELEALGKALGNPARPMVAIVGGSKVSTKFDVLQSLVKIADTVIVGGGIANTFVAIDNNVGKSLYEPDFVAAAKGLRDQYGIPVPTDSRVGTEFSETAVATVKNVSDIADNEEIMDFGDETAYAMAALLKNAKTILWNGPVGVFEFPNFRRGTEIVANAIADSEAFSIAGGGDTLAAIDMFGIADKISYISTGGGAFLEFVEGKSLPAVVMLEERAKQ from the coding sequence ATGTCTGTAATTAACATGTCCGATCTGGATCTGGCAGGTAAACGCGTTCTGATCCGCTCCGATCTGAACGTACCAGTGAAAGACGGTAAAGTGACTTCCGATGCACGTATCCGTGCTTCCCTGCCGACGATTGAAGCTGCGCTGAAACAAGGTGCTCGCGTGATGGTAACGTCCCACCTGGGCCGTCCTGTCGAAGGCGAATACAACGAAGAATTCTCCCTGCTGCCAGTTGTAAACTATCTGAAAGAGCACCTGAAAAGCCCGGTACGTCTGGCTAAAGACTACCTGGAAGGCGTTGACGTTGCAGAAGGTGAGCTGGTAGTGCTGGAAAACGTCCGTTTCAACAAGGGCGAGAAGAAAGACGACGAAACCCTGTCCAAGAAGTACGCGGCGCTGTGCGACGTATACGTGATGGACGCTTTCGGCACCGCGCACCGCGCGCAGGCTTCGACTCACGGCGTGGGCAAGTTTGCCCCTGTTGCCTGTGCAGGCCCGCTGCTGTCTGCCGAGCTGGAAGCCCTGGGCAAAGCGCTGGGTAACCCGGCTCGCCCAATGGTCGCTATCGTTGGCGGCTCTAAAGTGTCTACCAAATTTGATGTTCTGCAGTCACTGGTGAAAATCGCGGATACCGTGATTGTCGGCGGCGGCATCGCAAACACCTTCGTTGCTATCGACAACAACGTGGGCAAATCATTGTACGAGCCAGACTTCGTTGCTGCGGCAAAAGGTCTGCGCGATCAGTACGGCATTCCGGTTCCAACCGATTCTCGCGTGGGCACAGAATTCTCTGAAACTGCCGTGGCAACGGTGAAAAACGTTTCAGACATCGCTGATAACGAAGAGATTATGGACTTCGGCGACGAAACTGCCTATGCAATGGCTGCGCTGTTGAAAAATGCCAAAACCATTCTGTGGAATGGCCCGGTTGGCGTCTTCGAGTTCCCTAACTTCCGTCGGGGCACCGAAATTGTCGCGAACGCTATCGCAGACAGCGAAGCCTTCTCTATCGCAGGCGGCGGCGACACTCTGGCAGCAATCGACATGTTCGGCATTGCCGACAAGATTTCCTACATCTCAACCGGCGGCGGCGCCTTCCTGGAGTTCGTGGAAGGTAAATCATTGCCGGCGGTAGTGATGCTGGAAGAGCGTGCTAAGCAGTAA